A window from Theobroma cacao cultivar B97-61/B2 chromosome 3, Criollo_cocoa_genome_V2, whole genome shotgun sequence encodes these proteins:
- the LOC18605233 gene encoding germin-like protein subfamily 3 member 4 yields the protein MISSSELQASENNFQFLQPLNETYINTRTSKLTSIASQQYTKMNSTLLLFIIFCTSINICLADSGNLQDACPTDMKAKQTTFVNGFPCKNPSSIIAPDFKTSDINHTGDTDNFLHSSVNILTAADFPGLNTLGLSIARTDLDLDGMVMPHSHPRASELFFLRKGIVLAGFLDSNNTLFQSLIKGGDVFLFPRGLLHFCLNAGYEPATAFSVLNSQNSGVVSIAGALFETNSELIDKITRKLISVPVSELKHIRNATLAKFSRIHIQ from the coding sequence ATGATATCCAGTAGTGAACTCCAAGCCTCGGAAAATAACTTCCAGTTCTTGCAACCTCTAAatgaaacatatataaacactaGAACAAGCAAGCTGACGTCCATAGCTTCACAACAGTATACCAAGATGAATTCAACTCTTCTTTTGTTCATCATCTTCTGCACTTCCATCAATATCTGCCTGGCAGATAGCGGTAACCTCCAGGATGCTTGTCCAACCGATATGAAAGCAAAACAAACTACGTTCGTCAACGGTTTCCCTTGCAAGAATCCTTCCAGCATCATTGCTCCAGATTTCAAGACTTCAGACATAAACCATACTGGAGATACAGACAACTTCCTTCATTCCTCGGTAAACATACTCACTGCTGCAGATTTCCCAGGCCTGAACACTCTCGGCCTATCAATTGCAAGAACTGACCTTGATTTGGATGGTATGGTAATGCCTCATTCCCACCCTAGAGCCTCTGAGTTGTTCTTTCTTAGAAAAGGTATTGTGCTTGCTGGTTTTCTCGACAGCAACAATACTCTTTTTCAATCGCTCATAAAGGGAGGCGATGTCTTCTTGTTTCCCCGCGGTCTGCTCCATTTTTGCTTGAATGCTGGTTATGAGCCTGCAACTGCATTCTCCGTACTGAACAGCCAGAATTCAGGGGTGGTAAGCATTGCTGGTGCCTTGTTTGAGACTAATTCGGAACTGATAGATAAGATTACAAGGAAATTGATCTCCGTTCCCGTGTCCGAGCTTAAACACATCAGGAATGCCACTCTGGCTAAATTTTCCAGAATTCATATACAGTAA
- the LOC18605234 gene encoding uncharacterized protein LOC18605234: MVLVCFLLDLCSLSSPLLRDLKQSLLQLANLYTVSWNWRNKSDSLGDRIGLCYVIKNRISSSDELKVAYSPRVDFSLRDFHHAVNSLPTDSFFPEINDSGSLSCHAMKLASVLSDQVLYSWGGKDIVRKVIVLSSFLPENIDSALKETLMDAADKCVSVEFVLLEQRSNHLSDIRDNINSFARCISDLDNCSFQSYLPEVKVFHGLVKQWLQDLRDDTEEPLQARFIFNSNLAGSLKQISCNLSASVNHIIDGFNPCKTCRCHGVPLCNAEKSRIEGPSCAVTFHDLGAIDVIDNSVKVGENTILFMPSFQSSMKLQQVSSPVDFNIIERTNLGSLSEGVIFGNPYFVTPSASPEIEAASDEMDQLELNFQLFKGLCSALQSLDQGLVCSSNCNIESMREATFHCYYILQPSDNGPMLLRRLAGSEEVLPFSDVNQFIDHSVPKEIEISIQSSLFKLDSRDYNPVLYERGFHQKLNLLVKESLQFG, from the exons ATGGTTCTCGTCTGTTTCTTGCTGGATCTATGTAGCCTCTCGTCTCCATTGCTCAGAGACCTAAAGCAG TCACTGTTACAGCTGGCTAATCTCTACACTGTTTCGTGGAATTGGAGGAATAAATCGGATTCACTCGGAGATCGAATTGGTTTGTGCTACGTCATCAAAAATCGCATTTCTTCTTCGGACGAG CTAAAGGTGGCGTATAGTCCAAGAGTAGACTTCAGTCTTCGTGATTTCCACCACGCTGTGAATAGTTTGCCAACCGATTCGTTTTTCCCTGAGATCAACGATTCTGGATCTCTCTCTTGCCACG CTATGAAACTTGCAAGTGTCTTGAGTGATCAAGTTTTGTATTCGTGGGGAGGAAAAGATATCGTGCGGAAAGTGATTGTCTTGAGTTCATTTTTACCTGAAAATATAGACTCTGCCTTGAAAGAGACTCTTATG GATGCAGCAGATAAATGTGTTTCAGTCGAGTTCGTTTTGCTTGAGCAAAGATCAAACCATCTCAGTGATATAAGAGATAATATAAACAGTTTTGCCAGATGTATTTCTGATCTTGACAACTGCTCCTTTCAATCCTACCTTCCAG AGGTCAAAGTATTTCATGGCCTGGTGAAACAGTGGCTACAAGATCTAAGGGACGATACGGAAGAGCCGTTGCAAGCTCGTTTTATCTTTAATAGTAACCTTGCTGGTTCTTTGAAGCAGATATCCTGCAACTTATCTGCTTCTGTCAATCATATAATTGACGGATTCAACCCTTGTAAG ACATGTAGGTGCCATGGTGTTCCATTGTGCAATGCAGAAAAAAGTAGGATTGAAGGGCCTTCCTGTGCAGTAACTTTCCATGATCTTGGAGCAATTGATGTGATTGACAATTCTGTGAAGGTTGGCGAAAACACAATCCTGTTTATGCCCTCTTTCCAGAGCTCTATGAAACTCCAACAGGTTTCTTCACCTGTTGACTTCAATATAATAGAGCGGACCAACCTGGGGTCTCTAAGTGAAG GAGTTATATTTGGGAATCCCTATTTTGTAACTCCATCGGCTTCTCCCGAGATAGAAGCTGCTTCAGATGAAATGGATCAGTTAGAATTGAATTTTCAAC TTTTCAAAGGGCTTTGCAGCGCTCTACAGTCATTGGACCAAGGCTTGGTATGCTCTTCAAATTGCAATATAGAAAGTATGAGGGAGGCAACATTCCATTGCTATTACATTCTTCAACCTTCAGATAATGGGCCAATGCTTCTCAGG CGCCTTGCAGGATCAGAGGAAGTCTTGCCCTTTTCTGATGTCAATCAATTCATTGATCATTCAGTGCCTAAAGAGATTGAGATTTCCATTCAATCCTCCTTATTCAAG TTGGACTCAAGAGACTACAATCCAGTCCTGTATGAAAGAGGTTTCCATCAAAAACTTAACTTGCTTGTAAAAGAGAGCTTACAATTCGGGTAA
- the LOC18605235 gene encoding respiratory burst oxidase homolog protein C, producing MQEMTAEDGNRYQHHHHHSDTEVLAGDKVPHSGPLSGPLNKRAGKKSARFSVPDSTSSKDDGYVEITLDVRDDSVAVHSVKAANGADLQEDPELTLLAKGLEKRSTVGSSMVRNASAKIRQVGHELKRLTSFSKKPARFDRTKSAAAHALKGLKFITKTDGGHGWAAVEKRFDEITASNNGALPRARFGECIGMESKEFAGQLFDALARKRNIQGDSIDKAHLKEFWDQISNQSFDARLQTFFEMVDKDADGRITEEEVKEIISLSASANKLSNIQKQAEEYAALIMEELDPDHLGYIMINNLEMLLLQAPNQSVRGESRNLSQMLSQKLKPTYDSNPVTRFFRDTKYFLLDNWQRVWVMALWIGVMCGLFTYKYIEYRRRGDVFKVMGHCVCFAKGAAETLKLNMALILLPVCRNTITWLRNKTKLGAAVPFDDNLNFHKVIAVAISIGVGIHAISHLACDFPRLLHATPDEYEPMIKYFGKQPESYWHFVKHPEGVTGIVMVVLMAIAFTLAAPCFRRGRMDLPKPLKKLTGFNAFWYSHHLFVIVYTLLIVHGMKLFLTQKWYKKTTWMYLAVPVTLYLCERLTRLLRSSIKPVTIQKVAVYPGNVLALHMSRPNGFRYKSGQYMFVNCAAVSPFEWHPFSITSAPGDDYLSVHIRTLGDWTRHLRTVFSEVCQQPTNGKSGLLRADNKPDFPRVLIDGPYGAPAQDYKKYEVVLLVGLGIGATPMISIVKDIVNNIRAREEEESALENGNADGVNKTSPPNSKRKESFKTRRAYFYWVTREQGSFDWFKGIMNEVAEMDHNHVIELHNYCTSVYEEGDARSALIAMLQSLNHAKNGVDVVSGTRVKSHFAKPNWRSVYKQIAVNHNNTRVGVFYCGPPALTKELGQLASDFSHRTSTKFDFHKENF from the exons ATGCAGGAAATGACTGCAGAGGACGGCAATCGTTACCAACATCACCACCATCATTCTGATACAGAGGTTTTAGCAGGCGATAAAGTGCCTCATAGCGGTCCATTGAGCGGACCTCTGAACAAAAGGGCAGGAAAGAAAAGTGCCCGGTTTAGCGTTCCGGACTCAACCTCTTCTAAAGATGATGGTTACGTTGAGATTACCCTGGATGTTCGTGATGACTCCGTGGCGGTTCACAGTGTAAAGGCTGCAAATGGAGCTGATTTGCAGGAAGATCCTGAGCTAACCTTGTTGGCCAAAGGTCTTGAGAAGAGATCAACTGTGGGATCGTCGATGGTGAGGAATGCTTCGGCAAAGATTAGGCAGGTGGGGCATGAACTGAAGCGATTGACATCGTTCTCCAAGAAGCCTGCTCGCTTTGATAGGACCAAGTCTGCAGCTGCTCATGCTCTGAAGGGACTCAAGTTTATTACCAAGACTGATGGTGGACATGGATGGGCTGCTGTGGAGAAGCGGTTTGATGAAATTACTGCATCTAATAATGGTGCTTTGCCTCGTGCACGCTTTGGTGAATGCATAG GAATGGAGTCAAAGGAGTTTGCAGGGCAGTTGTTTGATGCACTTGCTCGAAAACGAAACATTCAAGGTGATTCAATTGATAAGGCTCACCTAAAAGAGTTTTGGGATCAGATCTCGAATCAAAGCTTCGATGCCAGGCTTCAAACTTTCTTTGAGAT GGTGGATAAAGATGCAGATGGAAGAATAACTGAAGAGGAAGTCAAAGAG ATCATCAGCCTGAGTGCCTCTGCAAACAAACTCTCAAATATCCAGAAACAAGCTGAGGAATATGCAGCCTTGATTATGGAAGAATTAGACCCAGACCATCTAGGATACATCATG ATAAACAACCTGGAAATGCTTCTGTTACAAGCACCAAACCAATCTGTGAGAGGAGAAAGCCGGAACCTGAGCCAAATGCTAAGCCAGAAGCTTAAGCCTACATATGATAGCAACCCAGTGACGAGATTCTTCCGGGACACCAAGTATTTCTTACTAGATAACTGGCAGAGGGTGTGGGTGATGGCTTTGTGGATTGGGGTTATGTGTGGCCTATTTACATACAAATATATCGAATATCGAAGAAGAGGAGACGTATTTAAGGTAATGGGGCATTGCGTTTGCTTTGCCAAAGGTGCAGCTGAGACACTTAAATTGAATATGGCCCTGATTTTGCTACCAGTCTGCCGTAACACCATCACCTGGTTAAGGAACAAGACAAAATTAGGTGCTGCCGTTCCCTTTGATGACAACCTCAACTTCCACAAG GTGATAGCAGTTGCAATTTCTATTGGGGTCGGGATACACGCCATTTCCCATTTGGCATGTGATTTCCCCCGCCTGCTTCATGCCACTCCTGATGAGTACGAGCcgatgataaaatattttggaaagCAACCCGAGAGCTACTGGCATTTTGTGAAGCACCCAGAAGGAGTTACCGGGATCGTAATGGTGGTGTTAATGGCCATAGCTTTCACGCTAGCTGCGCCTTGCTTCAGGCGGGGTAGGATGGACCTTCCCAAGCCTCTGAAGAAGCTCACTGGCTTCAATGCCTTCTGGTACTCTCACCATCTATTTGTCATTGTTTACACTCTCCTCATTGTGCATGGAATGAAGCTCTTCCTGACCCAGAAATGGTACAAGAAAACG ACCTGGATGTACTTGGCAGTTCCAGTTACCCTTTATTTATGTGAAAGATTGACGAGGCTGCTTAGATCAAGCATCAAGCCCGTTACTATACAGAAG GTTGCTGTTTATCCTGGAAATGTACTCGCACTTCACATGTCGAGGCCCAATGGATTTAGATACAAGAGTGGACAGTACATGTTCGTCAATTGTGCTGCGGTGTCTCCATTTGAATG GCACCCATTTTCCATTACGTCCGCCCCCGGAGATGACTATCTCAGTGTTCATATCAGGACTCTTGGTGACTGGACACGACACCTCAGGACCGTATTTTCAGAG GTTTGTCAACAACCGACTAATGGAAAAAGTGGCCTGCTCAGAGCCGATAACAAGCCAGA TTTCCCAAGAGTTCTAATCGATGGGCCGTATGGGGCACCAGCACAAGACTACAAGAAATATGAAGTGGTTTTGCTAGTGGGGTTGGGGATTGGAGCAACCCCAATGATCAGCATTGTCAAGGACATAGTGAACAACATCAGGGCCAGGGAGGAGGAAGAGAGTGCCCTGGAGAATGGAAATGCGGATGGCGTTAACAAAACGAGTCCTCCCaattccaaaagaaaagaaagcttcAAGACAAGGAGAGCATACTTTTACTGGGTGACAAGGGAACAAGGCTCCTTTGATTGGTTTAAAGGAATAATGAATGAGGTAGCTGAAATGGACCACAACCACGTGATAGAGCTCCACAATTACTGCACCAGCGTTTATGAAGAAGGTGATGCTCGCTCTGCTCTCATTGCCATGCTTCAGTCTCTCAATCATGCTAAAAATGGCGTCGACGTTGTTTCTGGTACAAGAGTAAAATCCCACTTCGCCAAGCCTAATTGGCGCAGTGTCTACAAGCAAATTGCCGTCAATCACAACAATACTCGAGTTG GGGTGTTTTATTGTGGGCCACCGGCTTTGACAAAGGAGCTAGGCCAGCTAGCTTCAGATTTCTCCCACAGGACATCCACCAAGTTTGATTTCCATAAAGAGAATTTTTAA